One segment of Olsenella uli DSM 7084 DNA contains the following:
- the nagA gene encoding N-acetylglucosamine-6-phosphate deacetylase yields MSDYAVKADRFVLPGYVATGGYLVISGGVFGTWSAEAPEGMEVVDRGGRWVVPGYVDTHIHGQADHDVMDCDAAGVNEASLALARRGTTSWTPTTLTQPRAQITSACASVYEASESRDDDFPGARIEGIYLEGPFFTERHCGAQNPAHMFDPSVEAFREWQEAAHGLICKSALAPERKGSQEYCATLADLGVACVLGHSDASYEQALAAVAAGASCFVHTYNGMSGLHHRDPGLVGAAMSTVGTYAEVICDGKHVLPGAVKALVDAKGWEHTVIVSDALACAGMPDGDYVLGDLPIRLGDDLAHLILEDDTMGSIAGSVTCVAQEVKNLVDWGIVTAEQAVRMGSEIPARSAGVDDVCGLIRPGRCADFNVLGLDLTLEETYVGGVLVQ; encoded by the coding sequence ATGAGTGACTATGCAGTGAAGGCTGACAGGTTCGTACTGCCCGGATATGTCGCTACGGGTGGCTACCTGGTGATCTCCGGAGGTGTCTTCGGCACCTGGTCCGCCGAGGCGCCCGAAGGGATGGAGGTCGTCGACAGGGGTGGTCGCTGGGTGGTCCCCGGTTACGTCGACACCCACATCCACGGGCAGGCCGACCACGACGTCATGGACTGCGATGCGGCTGGCGTGAACGAGGCGTCGCTCGCGCTCGCCCGTCGGGGCACCACGTCCTGGACGCCTACCACGCTCACACAGCCGCGCGCGCAGATCACCTCCGCATGCGCGAGCGTCTACGAGGCGAGCGAATCGCGCGACGACGACTTCCCTGGTGCCCGCATAGAGGGAATCTACCTCGAGGGACCGTTCTTCACCGAGAGGCACTGCGGGGCGCAGAACCCCGCCCACATGTTCGACCCAAGCGTCGAGGCCTTCAGGGAATGGCAGGAGGCCGCGCACGGCCTCATCTGCAAGAGCGCGCTCGCGCCCGAGCGCAAGGGCTCGCAGGAATACTGTGCCACCCTTGCCGACCTGGGCGTCGCGTGCGTCCTCGGGCACTCCGACGCCAGCTATGAGCAGGCCCTTGCCGCCGTCGCCGCAGGCGCCAGCTGCTTTGTCCACACCTACAACGGCATGAGCGGCCTGCATCACAGGGACCCCGGTCTCGTGGGCGCCGCCATGAGCACGGTGGGCACCTACGCGGAGGTCATCTGCGACGGCAAGCACGTTCTGCCAGGTGCCGTCAAGGCGCTCGTCGACGCAAAGGGCTGGGAGCACACCGTGATAGTCTCGGACGCCCTGGCGTGCGCGGGGATGCCCGATGGCGACTACGTGCTGGGTGACCTTCCCATACGCCTTGGTGACGACCTGGCGCACCTCATCCTGGAGGACGACACGATGGGCTCGATCGCCGGCTCCGTCACCTGCGTCGCCCAGGAGGTCAAGAACCTGGTGGACTGGGGCATCGTCACGGCCGAGCAGGCCGTCCGCATGGGGTCCGAGATACCGGCACGCTCGGCGGGCGTGGATGACGTCTGCGGCCTCATCCGTCCCGGGCGCTGCGCGGACTTCAACGTGTTGGGGCTTGACCTCACACTGGAGGAGACCTACGTGGGTGGCGTGCTGGTCCAGTAG
- a CDS encoding fructose PTS transporter subunit IIA, whose amino-acid sequence MSDFVQASHVFLDNPAKTVDEALAFLSAQAVALGIAEDERAVLDAFKAREAEGTTGMMEGFAIPHAKSEAIKQASVMVVKFAGDVEWESMDGKPIRVAIALCVPGGEAGTTHLQLLSKVAVMLMDEKFRNETLADVDTASIAARINSGLD is encoded by the coding sequence ATGAGTGACTTCGTGCAGGCATCCCACGTATTCCTGGACAATCCCGCCAAGACCGTCGATGAGGCGCTCGCCTTCCTCTCGGCGCAGGCCGTCGCACTCGGCATTGCCGAGGACGAGCGGGCCGTCCTGGATGCGTTCAAGGCTCGCGAGGCCGAGGGCACCACGGGCATGATGGAGGGCTTCGCCATTCCGCATGCCAAGAGCGAGGCCATCAAGCAGGCCTCCGTCATGGTCGTCAAGTTTGCCGGAGACGTCGAGTGGGAGTCCATGGACGGCAAGCCCATCAGGGTCGCCATCGCGCTTTGCGTCCCCGGTGGCGAGGCGGGTACCACCCACCTGCAGCTTCTCTCCAAGGTCGCCGTCATGCTGATGGACGAGAAGTTCCGCAACGAGACCCTTGCCGACGTCGACACCGCATCCATAGCCGCCCGCATCAACAGCGGTCTCGACTAG
- a CDS encoding Cna B-type domain-containing protein, with product MLLKRLRYLLAVALAVGIVVVGGGRALAEPQSPRVELPNVVTNAHVTTSTGTTPVNVGPWQAFKIHFHYVLPNLTVHEGDTTTIELPAGFRSAAPTDFVIKDGDHIIARGKTDPTNTKYILTYTDYVEGKSDISGDFSVNAQIDSDVHTQSGVLPVNPVVSGETVPAGSVNYTVHVETALPIIKSGWANAFDTTKGVWQIKINQDGKEYTDAVLDDTLLTPGVSIDPDSLEVFEGTWQLQGTSYKLVGQTDVTSQYLPQFISTGTTFKLGLGHIPASKGLLVRFQTKISYTPLPGEKFENKGTLTDNGVSKESKAYYLLPTAGGTGEGYNYTINIKKTDEMGAPLANAVFDIVRTRTGAVVGQVTTNASGEASLSGLLRDSYVIKETTPPSGYLAADDQAVIDTDFPLTTKSVTKTFVDKAAPTTVDVAVEKAWNDNGDQDGIRPSSVKVRLFADGAPTSKIVTLDSAGSWKGSFTGLDQKDASGNDIAYTVEEDPVPLGYTSAVTGDAAAGYTVTNSHDPETVDVPVEKRWVGPAGSEVTVRLLADGADTGRELRLNEGNGWRGSFDGLPRYDHGREVAYAVTEAEVSGVDGSKYETSVEGNASDGFTITNVNTETVGVSGTKTWDDDNDRDGARPASITVNLMRDGARVLSRTVAPDASGAWAYSFAGLPRYADDGHEYAYTVTEEAVPNYATTIDGADITNSHTPGRTSVTVTKAWDDANDRDGLRPTSVEVQLYANGHELGAPVTLNAANGWAHTWTGLFMREAGKDVAYEVREVSVPRGYEASVSGDATAGYTITNAHVPKRVVKAATKAATGLPQTGDAAGAPALAALAASGLAVAAGALLRRREG from the coding sequence ATGTTACTGAAGAGGTTGCGCTACCTTCTGGCGGTCGCCCTTGCCGTGGGGATAGTGGTCGTGGGGGGAGGCCGCGCCCTCGCCGAGCCGCAGTCTCCCCGCGTCGAGCTTCCGAATGTCGTCACGAACGCCCACGTGACCACCTCCACCGGCACCACGCCGGTGAACGTCGGTCCTTGGCAGGCGTTCAAGATCCACTTCCACTACGTTCTCCCCAACCTCACGGTGCACGAGGGGGATACCACCACCATAGAGCTGCCGGCCGGGTTCAGGAGCGCCGCCCCGACCGACTTCGTGATCAAAGACGGCGACCACATCATCGCCAGAGGCAAGACCGATCCCACCAACACGAAGTACATCCTCACCTACACGGACTACGTGGAAGGCAAGTCCGACATCTCGGGCGACTTCTCGGTGAACGCCCAGATCGATAGCGACGTCCACACCCAGTCCGGTGTGCTGCCGGTGAACCCCGTGGTGAGCGGCGAGACGGTGCCGGCGGGTTCCGTCAACTACACGGTGCATGTCGAGACGGCCTTGCCCATCATCAAGTCTGGCTGGGCGAACGCCTTCGATACCACCAAGGGCGTCTGGCAGATCAAGATCAACCAGGACGGCAAGGAATATACGGATGCCGTGCTCGACGACACGCTCCTGACCCCCGGCGTGTCGATCGATCCCGATTCGCTCGAGGTGTTCGAGGGCACCTGGCAGCTGCAGGGCACGAGCTACAAACTTGTCGGCCAGACCGACGTCACCAGCCAGTACCTCCCCCAGTTCATTTCCACCGGCACGACGTTCAAGCTCGGGTTGGGTCATATCCCCGCTTCCAAGGGGCTGCTGGTGCGCTTCCAGACCAAGATCTCCTACACGCCTCTCCCTGGAGAGAAGTTCGAGAACAAAGGGACCCTTACCGACAACGGCGTAAGCAAGGAAAGCAAGGCCTATTACCTTCTGCCGACTGCTGGCGGCACCGGAGAAGGATATAACTACACGATCAACATCAAGAAGACCGACGAGATGGGCGCCCCTCTTGCAAACGCGGTGTTCGATATCGTCCGCACCCGCACCGGTGCGGTTGTCGGCCAGGTGACCACGAACGCTTCCGGCGAGGCGAGCCTGTCAGGCCTTCTGCGCGATAGCTACGTCATCAAAGAGACCACTCCGCCATCGGGGTATCTTGCGGCTGACGACCAAGCGGTCATCGACACCGACTTTCCCCTCACGACCAAAAGCGTGACGAAGACGTTCGTCGATAAGGCCGCTCCGACCACGGTCGACGTTGCGGTCGAGAAGGCATGGAACGACAACGGCGATCAAGACGGGATCCGCCCCTCCTCGGTCAAGGTCAGGCTGTTCGCCGACGGTGCGCCCACCAGCAAAATAGTGACGCTCGATTCGGCCGGTTCGTGGAAGGGCTCCTTCACGGGCCTTGACCAGAAGGATGCATCGGGCAACGATATCGCCTATACGGTGGAGGAAGATCCGGTTCCGCTGGGATACACTTCGGCGGTGACCGGTGACGCTGCGGCGGGATATACGGTCACGAACTCGCACGACCCCGAGACCGTCGACGTCCCGGTCGAGAAGAGGTGGGTCGGGCCCGCGGGCTCCGAGGTCACGGTCAGGCTGCTCGCCGACGGCGCCGACACCGGCAGGGAGCTCAGGCTCAACGAGGGCAACGGCTGGAGGGGCTCCTTCGACGGCCTCCCCAGGTACGACCACGGCCGCGAGGTCGCCTACGCGGTGACCGAGGCCGAGGTCTCGGGGGTCGACGGCTCCAAGTACGAGACCTCCGTCGAGGGCAACGCCTCCGACGGCTTCACCATCACCAACGTCAACACCGAGACCGTGGGGGTCTCCGGGACGAAGACCTGGGACGACGATAACGACCGCGACGGAGCCCGCCCCGCTTCGATTACGGTGAACCTCATGCGCGACGGCGCGAGGGTCCTCTCCCGGACGGTCGCGCCCGACGCCTCCGGCGCGTGGGCCTACTCCTTCGCGGGCCTCCCCAGGTACGCCGATGACGGCCACGAGTACGCCTACACAGTGACCGAGGAGGCGGTCCCGAACTACGCGACCACCATCGACGGCGCGGACATCACCAACTCCCACACGCCCGGCAGGACCTCGGTCACCGTGACCAAGGCCTGGGACGACGCCAACGACCGGGACGGCCTGCGCCCCACCTCGGTCGAGGTGCAGCTCTACGCGAACGGCCATGAGCTCGGCGCTCCGGTCACCCTGAACGCCGCCAACGGCTGGGCCCACACCTGGACCGGGCTGTTCATGAGGGAGGCCGGCAAGGACGTCGCCTACGAGGTCAGGGAGGTCTCGGTCCCGAGGGGCTACGAGGCCTCGGTCTCGGGCGACGCGACGGCGGGCTACACGATCACCAACGCCCACGTGCCCAAGAGGGTCGTGAAGGCCGCCACCAAGGCCGCGACCGGGCTGCCCCAGACCGGCGACGCCGCCGGCGCCCCCGCGCTGGCCGCCCTCGCCGCCTCCGGCCTCGCCGTGGCCGCAGGCGCCCTCCTGCGCAGGCGCGAGGGGTAG
- a CDS encoding HAD family hydrolase: MAVKLILADIDRTILPEGERSVSARTVAAFHAARDAGIHVGPASGRGHAWMPSLFGGDERCCETCIATNGNQVFLDGRKLREAHFDEESLAVVAACVRDIGGAGLVAFDGATPVLVEGRLEDLEPIFPAYADACRSDGDGGPVGLSGLSATKANVFMGADGRRADERATRDLVAMLNRDIPGLDFDFPELGYVNVMPEGWNKASGIDCLVEALGISLDEVVVFGDAGNDLSMFAHVPDSVAVANATEEAAAAARWHIGACRDDAVAAAIEALVRGEWPFVG, from the coding sequence GTGGCAGTCAAGCTCATCCTCGCTGACATAGACCGCACCATCCTTCCCGAGGGAGAGAGGAGCGTGTCAGCCCGTACGGTGGCGGCGTTTCACGCCGCACGGGATGCGGGCATTCATGTTGGACCTGCCAGCGGACGTGGGCATGCCTGGATGCCCTCCCTCTTCGGTGGGGACGAGCGTTGTTGCGAGACCTGCATCGCCACCAACGGCAACCAGGTCTTTCTCGACGGGAGGAAGCTGCGCGAGGCCCACTTCGACGAGGAGTCGCTTGCTGTCGTGGCCGCTTGCGTCAGGGACATAGGCGGAGCGGGCCTGGTTGCCTTTGATGGCGCGACGCCCGTCTTGGTGGAGGGCCGGCTCGAGGACCTTGAGCCCATCTTTCCTGCGTATGCCGATGCCTGCCGCAGTGACGGGGATGGTGGACCCGTGGGCCTGTCGGGTCTCTCGGCAACGAAGGCGAATGTGTTCATGGGTGCCGACGGTCGCCGTGCGGACGAGCGCGCGACACGCGACCTCGTCGCCATGCTGAACCGTGACATACCTGGCCTTGACTTCGACTTCCCCGAGCTTGGCTACGTCAATGTCATGCCTGAGGGCTGGAACAAGGCGTCGGGCATCGACTGTCTGGTCGAGGCGCTGGGCATCAGCTTGGACGAAGTCGTCGTCTTCGGTGATGCCGGCAACGATCTCAGCATGTTTGCGCACGTGCCCGATTCGGTTGCCGTTGCCAATGCGACCGAGGAGGCCGCCGCAGCCGCACGCTGGCACATAGGCGCCTGCCGGGACGACGCGGTTGCCGCGGCCATCGAGGCGCTCGTCCGTGGCGAATGGCCGTTCGTGGGATAG
- a CDS encoding DeoR/GlpR family DNA-binding transcription regulator encodes MALEARGSGLGIDERRAAILALLDRESTVRVSQLAQAFSVSRVTARGDLDALERAGKLRRTHGGAVSLSRQLTVSVQERRVNVNAGAKRAIAHEAARLVSDGESLLLDSGTTALEFVRALSSHSSLTIVTADLTIAEYVDRSMPGCDVVLLGGLLRKAHRYTSGPLALAALAGLRTDSAFLCPGAFAPERGFMTDYQSMAQLKHEMLHAAGRRYCLIDASKVGAGGLMRFAGPGDFEAIVMDRDPDGIVAGQTEGLGVRLVLAQA; translated from the coding sequence ATGGCGCTTGAGGCCCGGGGGAGTGGCCTTGGCATCGACGAGCGTCGTGCGGCGATCCTCGCCCTGCTCGATCGTGAGTCCACGGTGAGGGTGTCCCAGTTGGCGCAGGCCTTCTCGGTCTCGCGCGTCACGGCGCGCGGGGACCTTGACGCCCTTGAGAGGGCCGGCAAGCTCCGCCGTACACATGGGGGCGCCGTGTCGCTGTCACGCCAGCTGACGGTGTCGGTGCAGGAGCGCCGCGTCAACGTGAACGCGGGCGCGAAGCGGGCGATCGCGCACGAGGCGGCGCGGCTGGTGTCGGACGGCGAGTCGCTCCTGCTCGACTCGGGAACCACGGCCCTCGAGTTCGTGCGGGCGCTCTCGTCGCACAGCTCGCTGACCATCGTCACGGCGGATCTGACCATCGCCGAGTACGTCGACCGCTCCATGCCCGGCTGTGACGTGGTGCTGCTTGGCGGCCTTTTGCGCAAGGCGCACCGCTACACGAGTGGCCCCCTGGCCCTCGCGGCCCTCGCGGGCCTGCGTACGGACTCCGCCTTCCTCTGCCCCGGCGCCTTTGCGCCCGAGCGGGGCTTCATGACCGACTACCAGAGCATGGCCCAGCTCAAGCACGAGATGCTCCACGCCGCCGGAAGGCGCTACTGCCTCATCGACGCGAGCAAGGTCGGCGCGGGCGGCCTGATGCGCTTCGCCGGCCCGGGTGACTTCGAGGCCATCGTGATGGACCGCGACCCAGACGGGATCGTCGCCGGTCAGACCGAGGGGTTGGGGGTCAGGCTCGTCCTCGCGCAGGCATAG
- a CDS encoding GGDEF domain-containing protein: MRSPNRPGHEHLRTGWPPRRMPSTLRAILGAERLAPDERAALSALNFRCGAVLAAITMLMETYLTINNVLMSRHPRVVESVGRAWIAWHKAAYITMFLSAALLLAGYLFKRRRGAMRTDSLSSHLIIGQFVVVAMAFGILISYGDLQRGNGLYAFFIQMVSIVCIFAIRPVILIPGIALSYAIMLCLALQTDHLSHGTATNTLALGLVLIVACCVRYYTHIRDIRLSSQLERYSYHDVLTGLRNARAFRHDIQGRHGQDVTIAVMDVNDFKSCNDRFGHETGNRTLALLSASVSMELSHAERLYRVGGDEFVLLSPDMASDVTRRLTRGRRVFESNTSADGLLIGGQPLSFAFGCARGTIDGMADVVALTDQADAAMYRDKQKQGQGHGRE, from the coding sequence ATGAGGTCCCCAAACAGGCCCGGTCACGAGCACCTCAGGACAGGATGGCCCCCTCGCCGCATGCCCTCCACCTTGAGGGCCATACTCGGCGCAGAGCGCCTCGCACCCGACGAGCGCGCAGCCCTCTCGGCGTTGAACTTCCGCTGCGGTGCAGTGCTTGCCGCAATCACCATGCTCATGGAGACGTACCTGACCATCAACAACGTCCTGATGTCAAGGCACCCCCGAGTCGTCGAGTCCGTGGGTCGGGCATGGATCGCCTGGCACAAGGCAGCCTACATCACCATGTTCCTGAGTGCGGCGTTGCTGCTTGCGGGATACCTGTTCAAACGCCGCAGGGGGGCCATGCGCACGGACTCGCTGTCATCGCACCTCATCATCGGCCAGTTCGTCGTTGTGGCGATGGCCTTTGGGATACTCATCTCATATGGTGACCTGCAGCGCGGCAACGGGCTCTACGCCTTTTTCATCCAGATGGTGAGCATCGTCTGCATTTTTGCGATCAGGCCCGTCATACTCATCCCGGGCATCGCCCTGTCCTACGCGATCATGCTCTGCCTCGCCCTGCAGACCGACCACCTCAGCCACGGGACGGCGACCAACACCTTGGCCCTCGGCCTGGTGCTCATCGTCGCATGCTGCGTGAGATACTACACGCATATCCGCGACATCCGCCTAAGCTCTCAGCTCGAACGCTACTCCTACCACGACGTCCTGACGGGGCTGCGCAACGCACGCGCCTTCCGTCACGACATCCAAGGCCGCCATGGGCAGGACGTCACCATCGCCGTGATGGACGTCAACGACTTCAAGTCATGCAACGATCGTTTTGGTCACGAGACGGGCAACCGTACCCTCGCGCTGCTGTCGGCATCGGTCTCCATGGAACTCAGCCACGCCGAGCGTCTCTACCGCGTTGGGGGCGACGAGTTCGTCCTGCTTTCACCTGACATGGCCTCCGACGTCACTCGCCGACTCACCCGCGGCAGGCGTGTCTTCGAATCTAACACGAGTGCCGACGGCCTATTGATAGGCGGGCAGCCCCTGAGCTTCGCCTTTGGATGTGCCCGAGGGACCATCGACGGCATGGCCGACGTAGTGGCGCTCACGGACCAAGCCGATGCGGCGATGTACAGGGACAAGCAGAAGCAGGGCCAGGGGCACGGGCGGGAGTAG
- a CDS encoding class II fructose-bisphosphate aldolase, which translates to MLATTKEMLLDAQAGHYAVGAFNVENLEFVMAVIRAAEDRRSPVIMQTTPGTVKYANLDYFAALCRVAAEEASVPVAIHLDHGDGFGRCVQAMHAGYTSVMIDGSHVPFEENVALTASVTKVAGPVGIPVEAELGKVGGKEDDGPAVEGESPYTDPDQAEEFVARTGCSSLAVGVGTVHGIYKGTPHIEQGILSSIRERLDVPLVLHGTSGVPDDQVAEAIRNGICKVNYATELRQAYTRGFMGYMEENPSCFDPKKPAAPGMDQIFAVVASHMDNLGSTRKA; encoded by the coding sequence ATGCTTGCCACCACCAAGGAAATGCTCCTGGACGCACAGGCCGGACACTACGCGGTCGGCGCATTCAACGTGGAGAACCTCGAGTTCGTCATGGCGGTCATTCGCGCGGCCGAGGACCGCAGGTCGCCGGTCATCATGCAGACCACCCCGGGCACCGTCAAGTATGCCAACCTGGACTACTTCGCCGCGCTGTGCAGGGTCGCGGCAGAGGAGGCCAGCGTCCCCGTCGCCATCCACCTGGACCACGGAGACGGCTTCGGCCGCTGCGTGCAGGCCATGCACGCTGGGTACACCTCGGTCATGATCGACGGCTCCCATGTGCCCTTCGAGGAAAACGTCGCCCTGACCGCCTCCGTGACCAAGGTCGCCGGACCCGTCGGCATCCCCGTGGAGGCCGAGCTCGGCAAGGTGGGCGGCAAGGAGGATGACGGCCCCGCGGTCGAGGGAGAGAGCCCCTACACCGATCCCGACCAGGCCGAGGAGTTCGTCGCGCGCACGGGCTGCAGCTCGCTCGCCGTCGGCGTTGGCACGGTGCACGGCATCTACAAGGGCACCCCGCACATCGAGCAGGGCATCCTCTCGTCCATCCGCGAGCGCCTGGACGTCCCCTTGGTGCTGCACGGTACCTCGGGCGTCCCCGATGACCAGGTAGCCGAGGCTATCAGGAACGGCATCTGCAAGGTGAACTATGCCACCGAGCTGCGTCAGGCCTACACGCGCGGCTTCATGGGCTACATGGAGGAGAACCCCAGCTGCTTCGACCCCAAGAAGCCCGCCGCTCCCGGCATGGACCAGATCTTCGCAGTCGTGGCGTCCCATATGGACAACCTGGGCTCCACCCGCAAGGCCTAG
- a CDS encoding 1-phosphofructokinase family hexose kinase — MIYTLTPNPAIDMNVTADSVEKNVVSRTRDAVYTPNGKGLNVSFTLQHFGIRAPILGFFGGFSGRYIIDGARGRACEAHPVMVDGITRINTFVTCGPDEYKFPSAGCAVPRGRQLKMLELIDGLADLECLVVSGSLPPQIEPTFYDEVIHHVHARGAEVVLDTSHARLAELVEKRPLLIKPNDEEVAAIFGVDVKSEADIVSALRLIHEHGCKNILLTLGERGAYFYDGARVWRASAARVEVYSTACAGDATLASFLSLWFADRENVEGALRRAMATGGSVAMCAGLGDFARVAELEGQIRVEVVA; from the coding sequence ATGATCTACACCCTTACGCCCAATCCCGCCATCGACATGAACGTGACGGCGGACTCGGTCGAGAAGAACGTGGTCTCGCGTACCCGTGACGCGGTCTACACGCCCAACGGCAAGGGGCTCAACGTCAGCTTCACGCTGCAGCACTTTGGCATACGGGCGCCCATCCTGGGCTTCTTCGGCGGCTTCTCGGGTCGCTACATCATCGATGGGGCACGGGGGCGTGCCTGCGAGGCCCATCCCGTGATGGTCGACGGCATCACGCGCATCAACACCTTTGTGACCTGCGGACCAGACGAGTACAAGTTCCCCAGCGCCGGCTGTGCCGTACCCCGTGGGAGGCAGCTCAAGATGCTGGAGCTGATCGACGGTCTCGCCGACCTCGAGTGCCTTGTGGTGTCCGGCTCGCTCCCGCCCCAGATCGAGCCCACGTTCTACGACGAGGTGATTCACCACGTCCACGCCCGGGGCGCAGAGGTCGTGCTGGACACGAGCCATGCGCGCCTGGCCGAGCTCGTGGAGAAGAGGCCGCTGCTGATCAAGCCCAATGACGAGGAGGTTGCGGCCATCTTCGGCGTCGACGTGAAGAGCGAGGCCGACATCGTGTCCGCCCTGCGTCTGATCCATGAGCACGGCTGCAAGAACATCCTGCTCACCTTGGGCGAGAGGGGCGCGTACTTCTACGACGGGGCACGGGTCTGGCGCGCAAGTGCCGCCCGGGTCGAGGTGTACTCCACCGCATGCGCCGGCGATGCCACGCTTGCGAGCTTCCTGTCCCTGTGGTTCGCCGACCGCGAGAACGTCGAAGGCGCGCTGCGCCGCGCCATGGCGACCGGCGGCAGCGTCGCCATGTGCGCCGGGCTCGGCGACTTCGCCAGGGTCGCCGAACTCGAGGGCCAGATCCGCGTGGAGGTCGTGGCATAA